The Cohnella abietis genome has a segment encoding these proteins:
- a CDS encoding class I fructose-bisphosphate aldolase, with protein MNTKARLKRMFSEEGKCFDVAIDHGFFNEYSFLSSIEDMKQAVETVVQANPDCIQLSVGQAKHLQNIPGKLKPGLVLRTDAANIYGAQLPKFLFSEIIDNAIEHAVQLDAVAVCVNLLLLPEQPELHHQCVKNIMKLKSDAERYGMVLMVEPLVMLPNEVKGGYMVDGDINKIMPLVRQAVELGADVIKADPSDNVEEYHRVIEVASGVPVLVRGGGRASDEEIVNRTARLMGQGASGIVYGRNVIQHPTPGRMTKALMQIVHKGASAEMALAILNREGV; from the coding sequence GTGAATACAAAAGCACGCTTGAAACGGATGTTCAGCGAAGAAGGCAAATGCTTTGATGTCGCCATTGACCATGGCTTTTTTAACGAGTATTCATTCTTGTCTTCTATTGAAGATATGAAGCAGGCAGTTGAGACGGTTGTTCAAGCGAATCCAGATTGTATCCAATTAAGCGTAGGGCAGGCCAAACACCTGCAAAATATTCCAGGAAAGCTTAAGCCAGGTCTTGTCCTGCGTACAGATGCTGCGAATATTTATGGTGCACAGTTACCGAAATTTCTGTTCAGCGAAATCATCGACAATGCCATCGAGCATGCCGTTCAATTAGATGCAGTAGCCGTATGTGTTAACCTGTTGCTTTTACCCGAACAGCCAGAGCTACATCATCAATGTGTAAAAAATATAATGAAGCTTAAGAGCGATGCCGAGCGGTACGGAATGGTTCTGATGGTTGAACCACTTGTCATGTTACCGAATGAGGTCAAAGGTGGATATATGGTAGATGGGGATATCAACAAAATTATGCCACTTGTTCGTCAAGCCGTAGAGCTAGGTGCAGATGTCATTAAAGCCGACCCAAGTGACAATGTTGAAGAATATCATCGTGTAATTGAAGTGGCTTCAGGAGTACCGGTTCTCGTACGCGGGGGCGGACGTGCTTCGGATGAAGAAATTGTAAACCGTACAGCTCGTCTGATGGGACAAGGTGCTTCGGGCATTGTCTATGGACGGAATGTGATTCAGCATCCGACTCCTGGACGTATGACGAAAGCGCTCATGCAAATCGTTCATAAAGGTGCTTCAGCTGAGATGGCATTAGCAATTCTGAATAGAGAAGGTGTTTAA
- a CDS encoding Gfo/Idh/MocA family protein, giving the protein MAEDKVKNKVIRFGVIGCGLMGKEFASAVARWCHLTDVNFEPQIIAICDANSAASAWFVRAVPSVKYVYVDYKDMLANTEVDAIYCAVPHNLHEQIYIDIISAGKHLLGEKPFGIDKEANERILQTIADHPQVIVRCSSEFPFYPGAMHITKWVKEGRFGRIIEVEAGFWHSSDLDPSKPINWKRRIATNGEYGCMGDLGLHVLHLPLRFGWQPQSVRALLNKIVEERPDGQGGMAPCETWDNAILACDVLTETQQFPMILSTKRIAPGHANTWFIRIQGTEFSAEFTTKNPKQVASLPYVPGGTQAWHVADVPYHSAYGTITGGIFEFGFSDSILQMWAAFCDELVNGREGMLQPFQCALPEEAAGSHDLFTAALESNRSGDTIRLY; this is encoded by the coding sequence GTGGCTGAAGATAAGGTGAAAAATAAGGTTATCCGCTTCGGGGTCATCGGATGTGGATTGATGGGCAAGGAATTTGCTAGCGCCGTGGCGCGCTGGTGCCATCTTACCGACGTGAATTTTGAACCTCAGATTATCGCGATATGTGACGCCAATTCGGCTGCATCGGCATGGTTTGTTCGTGCTGTCCCAAGTGTGAAATACGTGTATGTCGACTATAAGGATATGCTCGCCAATACGGAGGTGGATGCGATTTATTGCGCAGTTCCGCATAATCTGCACGAGCAAATATATATAGATATTATTAGCGCAGGCAAGCATCTACTAGGCGAAAAGCCGTTCGGCATAGACAAGGAAGCGAATGAACGAATTTTACAGACGATTGCGGACCATCCGCAGGTCATTGTTCGTTGCTCATCGGAGTTTCCATTCTACCCTGGCGCGATGCACATCACGAAATGGGTTAAAGAAGGGCGGTTTGGCCGCATAATTGAGGTGGAAGCAGGCTTCTGGCATTCTAGCGATCTTGATCCGAGTAAGCCAATAAACTGGAAAAGACGGATAGCTACGAACGGCGAGTATGGTTGTATGGGGGATCTTGGGCTACATGTTTTGCACCTGCCATTAAGATTTGGGTGGCAACCGCAAAGTGTCAGGGCGCTACTCAACAAGATCGTAGAGGAACGTCCCGATGGGCAAGGGGGGATGGCACCTTGCGAAACATGGGATAACGCGATTCTTGCTTGTGATGTGCTTACGGAAACGCAGCAATTTCCAATGATCCTTTCTACGAAACGAATTGCACCCGGCCATGCCAATACATGGTTTATTCGAATACAAGGCACCGAATTTTCTGCAGAATTTACGACCAAAAATCCCAAACAGGTCGCATCTCTTCCATATGTACCCGGAGGAACTCAAGCTTGGCACGTTGCTGATGTCCCCTATCATTCGGCATATGGCACGATAACTGGGGGAATATTCGAATTCGGTTTTTCAGACTCCATTCTGCAAATGTGGGCGGCTTTCTGCGACGAGCTAGTAAATGGTAGAGAAGGAATGCTGCAGCCGTTTCAATGCGCTCTTCCGGAGGAAGCGGCTGGCAGCCATGATTTGTTTACAGCGGCGCTGGAATCGAACCGTTCGGGGGATACGATTAGGTTATATTAA
- a CDS encoding Abi family protein: MNIPNNKLKPAITYEDQVELLRSRGLIIEDSKKAVDTLKRINYYRLTAYTLSFKRDNVFFEGTTFNTILRHYEFDSKLRNILMEIIEHVEIAFRTHIAYLIGHKYHPLGYQDYTIFRSEEHHKDFIAELEKGLSLSKDPFVTHHHENKEGIFPVWVAFEVLMFSGLSKLFKNLQVPDQRAIAQEYYGVHHEEISSWLYALTVVRNRCAHYNRLFNQSLPIKPRFRHVDKKLEIHENSLFAVIFNLKYLITDNTYWRIWVIKLESLIGEYRDVDIRRLGFKEDWYALITVK, encoded by the coding sequence TTGAATATACCTAATAATAAATTGAAACCGGCGATAACATATGAAGATCAAGTTGAACTTTTACGAAGCCGTGGTCTTATAATTGAAGATAGTAAGAAGGCTGTAGATACTCTAAAAAGAATAAATTATTATAGGTTAACTGCGTATACATTATCTTTTAAGAGGGATAATGTTTTTTTTGAGGGTACTACATTCAATACAATTCTAAGACATTATGAGTTTGATTCGAAGCTAAGAAATATATTGATGGAAATTATCGAGCATGTGGAGATAGCATTTAGAACCCATATTGCATATCTCATTGGTCATAAATATCACCCATTAGGGTATCAAGACTATACAATTTTTAGGTCCGAAGAGCATCATAAAGATTTTATTGCGGAATTAGAAAAAGGACTTAGTTTATCGAAGGATCCCTTTGTGACTCATCACCATGAGAACAAGGAAGGCATTTTCCCAGTATGGGTTGCATTTGAAGTGTTAATGTTCTCTGGTCTTTCGAAGCTATTTAAGAATTTACAGGTTCCTGATCAGCGTGCAATTGCGCAAGAATATTATGGTGTTCATCATGAGGAGATTTCAAGCTGGCTCTACGCACTGACTGTTGTTAGGAATCGTTGCGCTCATTATAATAGATTGTTTAATCAATCACTACCGATTAAGCCGAGATTTAGGCATGTTGATAAAAAACTAGAAATACATGAAAATTCGTTGTTCGCTGTCATTTTTAATCTCAAATATTTAATTACAGATAATACTTATTGGCGTATATGGGTTATTAAGCTTGAGTCATTAATAGGAGAATATAGGGATGTAGATATACGTAGGTTAGGATTTAAAGAAGATTGGTACGCATTGATTACAGTGAAATAA
- a CDS encoding 5'-nucleotidase has protein sequence MGFNIQDKFVVAIASSALFDLSESDEVFRNLGEEGYRKYQRENETNTLGKGVAFPLIKRLLKVNGSTPEDQPVEVVLLSRNDPDTGLRVLKSIESYRLPISRAVFVTGNNPFLYMEAFNASLFLSGNPNDVKQAIELGLPAGCVYPTDFVDDEEDEVLRLAFDFDGIIADDSAEVVYQHGAIKLFHQHERLKAGEPLPAGPLLRFFLEISNLTKRELQKKQADPNYIPRIRIAIATARNAPAHERVIATLRKLDIIVDEAFFLGGIDKNRVLKIFKPHIFFDDQVGHIADVARIAPSVHVPFGVTNQEPKKTIRLQEN, from the coding sequence TTGGGATTCAATATTCAAGATAAATTTGTTGTTGCAATAGCTTCTAGTGCTCTATTCGATCTATCTGAATCTGATGAAGTCTTTAGGAATCTAGGAGAAGAAGGATATAGAAAGTACCAACGGGAAAATGAAACCAATACACTCGGTAAAGGAGTCGCTTTCCCCCTTATTAAGAGATTGCTTAAGGTGAATGGTTCTACTCCTGAGGACCAACCCGTTGAGGTTGTATTATTATCGAGAAATGATCCGGATACGGGATTACGAGTGTTAAAATCAATAGAATCTTACAGGCTCCCAATTAGTCGTGCTGTTTTTGTTACTGGAAATAACCCGTTTTTGTATATGGAAGCTTTTAACGCATCCCTATTTTTATCTGGAAACCCTAATGATGTTAAACAAGCCATAGAGCTTGGGCTGCCTGCAGGCTGTGTCTATCCTACAGATTTTGTAGATGATGAAGAGGATGAAGTGCTTAGATTGGCGTTCGATTTTGATGGCATTATTGCGGATGATTCAGCTGAAGTTGTCTATCAACACGGTGCAATAAAGTTATTTCATCAACATGAGAGATTAAAGGCGGGGGAGCCTTTGCCAGCGGGACCTTTGCTGAGGTTTTTCCTTGAGATTTCTAATCTGACTAAGAGGGAACTGCAGAAAAAACAGGCAGATCCAAATTACATTCCACGAATTCGTATAGCAATTGCAACAGCAAGGAACGCGCCTGCACATGAACGTGTGATTGCTACCCTTAGGAAATTGGATATTATCGTTGATGAGGCTTTTTTCCTGGGTGGTATAGATAAAAATCGAGTTTTGAAAATATTTAAGCCGCATATATTTTTTGATGATCAGGTTGGGCATATTGCAGATGTGGCAAGAATAGCTCCTTCGGTTCATGTGCCATTTGGAGTTACAAATCAGGAACCAAAGAAAACGATTAGGCTTCAGGAAAACTAG